From the genome of Vicia villosa cultivar HV-30 ecotype Madison, WI linkage group LG2, Vvil1.0, whole genome shotgun sequence, one region includes:
- the LOC131648896 gene encoding uncharacterized protein LOC131648896, whose amino-acid sequence MQIMQQMQQQQQEYGERNERRIAILTKDTGNLSVRMDNFHEIIRHVSVPGYEGLGRSRGRARGRGQKYSPRCPLFLFSPYYKTLRVMSDLSVEEETLSFFNLYSNSNDDDDIIWKSINDDDVHMSGGDAHMAGDDVHIPGDNVHMAEEEENDDDVQKDDDNADVTQDVNDNTKAGPEAAAGTNVVNLDDMFDSDLVANGNPSIVKRLMTRKGIRILIKVLPRGRLFLKAPLLALPRGEQFLKVLLQSWSKVVPKKKKPKVITNYESDVAVDVQDIPLRKKPTTSKLVASVPEKRLALERELAHNALECKEIMDLIHEAGFMKIVTHFSKCYEMLVKEFIVNLSEVCADRKSKDFRKVYVRGKCVTFSSTIIKNYLGRYDEAQPEMEVFDNKVCQVITAKQVKSWLLKGKLSASKLSIKYDMLHKIGAVKWVPTNQKSTNGIVLGKFIYAVGTKTKFDYGSYIFDQTMKHAGSFSVKGPIAFPSLICGIILNQYPSILSENDSICKRESTLSFHYELFQGTHVPDIVMTSAETSKGSPNASKAEVIAMLKETCQELETRKLTLEKLISSLEMDEDAEEQAEEDEQDGVGDEREAGSDTNPDEGTDEEADGDGSSGSESDD is encoded by the exons ATGCAAATTATGCAACAAATGCAGCAACAACAGCAAGAGTACGGCGAGAGGAATGAAAGGAGAATCGCTATCCTAACTAAAGACACGGGTAACCTCAGTGTTCGCATGGATAATTTCCATGAGATCATTCGCCATGTCAGTGTACCCGGATACGAAGGACTTGGAAGATCCCGTGGCCGAGCACGTGGACGAGGACAAAAGTATAGCCCCCGCTGTCCTCTCTTTCTTTTCTCACCTTATTACAAAACATTGAGGGTAATGTCCGATTTAAGTGTGGAGGAGGAAACTTTATCATTTTTTAATCTTTATTCCAActctaatgatgatgatgatattattTGGAAGTctattaatgatgatgatgtcCACATGTCTGGTGGTGATGCTCACATGGCTGGTGATGATGTACACATTCCTGGTGATAATGTACATATGGCTGAGGAGGaagagaatgatgatgatgttcaaAAAGATGATGACAATGCTGATGTTACTCAAGATGTCAATGACAATACTAAGGCTGGACCTGAAGCTGCTGCAGGTACAAATGTTGTTAATCTTGATGATATGTTTGATAGTGATCTAGTTGCTAATGGGAACCCTAGCATAGTTAAACGTCTCATGACAAGGAAGGGAATAAGGATATTGATCAAAGTCCTCCCAAGAGGAAGGCTATTCTTAAAAGCACCTCTACTGGCCCTACCAAGAGGGGAGCAATTCCTAAAAGTACTTCTACAG TCTTGGAGCAAGGTTGTCCCCAAGAAAAAGAAGCCTAAAGTCATTACTAACTATGAATCAGATGTTGCTGTTGATGTCCAAGACATTCCCCTAAGGAAGAAGCCAACAACTAGCAAGCTTGTTGCTAGTGTGCCTGAG AAGAGGTTGGCCTTGGAAAGGGAGTTGGCTCATAATGCTCTTGAGTGTAAGGAAATCATGGACCTGATACATGAAGCTGGGTTTATGAAGATTGTTACCCATTTCTCTAAGTGTTATGAAATGCTGGTGAAGGAGTTCATTGTGAATCTATCAGAAGTCTGTGCTGATAGAAAGTCAAAGGATTTTAGGAAAGTTTATGTGAGAGGGAAGTGTGTCACCTTCTCCTcaactattataaaaaattatctgGGAAGGTATGATGAAGCTCAACCCGAGATGGAGGTATTTGACAACAAGGTGTGTCAAGTGATCACTGCAAAACAGGTTAAAAGCTGGCTCCTGAAGGGAAAACTATCTGCAAGCAAGCTCAGCATAAAGTATGATATGCTGCACAAGATTGGAGCTGTAAAATGGGTGCCCACAAACCAAAAATCAACTAATGGTATTGTCCTGGGAAAATTTATATATGCTGTTGGAACCAAGACAAAATTTGACTATGGCTCCTACATCTTTGATCAAACCATGAAGCATGCAGGAAGTTTCAGTGTGAAAGGCCCTATTGCCTTCCCATCTCTTATTTGTGGTATCATATTGAACCAGTATCCTAGTATTTTAAGTGAAAATGACTCTATTTGCAAGAGAGAAAGTACCCTGTCTTTTCACTACGAGCTGTTTCAAGGAACTCATGTTCCCGACATTGTCATGACTTCTGCTGAGACATCCAAGGGAAGCCCAAATGCAAGCAAAGCTGAAGTAATTGCAATGCTTAAAGAAACATGTCAGGAATTGGAAACAAGGAAGCTGACCCTTGAGAAGCTAATCAGCTCTTTGGAAATGGATGAGGATGCTGAAGAACAggctgaagaagatgaacaagatggGGTTGGTGATGAAAGGGAGGCTGGATCAGATACCAACCCAGATGAGGGCACTGATGAAGAAGCTGATGGTGATGGCTCCAGTGGCTCTGAGTCTGATGACTAG